The Parvibaculaceae bacterium PLY_AMNH_Bact1 genome window below encodes:
- a CDS encoding amidohydrolase family protein (Derived by automated computational analysis using gene prediction method: Protein Homology. GO_function: GO:0016787 - hydrolase activity [Evidence IEA]): MTYAQGRFIHDADSHLMELSDCLDPYFEKRLLQRFHDTPAYKAKLAQETWAETARAKHQDPEFRADMGDEIMLRKDFDAQGSFLAADRPAALDAMGFASQLVFTTFCLGNFGLDQGRDMELCYAAADAHNRMMTDFCSIDPRLLATAYIPLEDFDRAKASTAEALKMGTKALMVPSLCPQNHGPSHIALDPVWAMAEEAGIPVLFHVGGEEKLNLTYKENGLPPVPDFHGGDDNFTSVSYLPIPNAVMQTLATLIFDGVFDRFPKLRWGAIELGASWLPGWMKAIDSAAHAFVRNEDRLQKLSDKPSAIARRQLRVAPYPHEDAGWIIENSGEDMCLFSSDFPHVEGGRNPLKRFDQSLANVSADARDRFYIDNFVDLMGEGLPQNLRRPEELDAAS, from the coding sequence ATGACATATGCACAAGGCCGCTTCATTCACGACGCCGACAGCCACTTGATGGAACTCAGTGACTGTCTGGATCCCTATTTCGAAAAAAGGCTCCTGCAGCGGTTTCACGATACGCCCGCCTACAAAGCAAAACTAGCTCAAGAGACATGGGCGGAAACGGCACGCGCGAAACACCAAGACCCCGAATTTCGTGCAGACATGGGCGATGAGATCATGTTGCGCAAAGATTTTGATGCCCAAGGCTCTTTCCTGGCAGCTGATCGCCCGGCGGCCCTTGATGCCATGGGGTTTGCGAGCCAGCTTGTCTTTACGACTTTCTGCCTGGGAAATTTCGGCCTGGATCAGGGACGTGACATGGAGCTTTGTTATGCGGCCGCTGATGCACACAACCGCATGATGACCGATTTTTGTTCTATCGATCCGCGACTGCTTGCAACGGCTTACATCCCATTAGAGGACTTCGATCGAGCGAAGGCCTCCACAGCGGAGGCGCTCAAGATGGGAACCAAAGCGCTCATGGTCCCCTCCCTCTGTCCGCAAAACCATGGCCCTAGCCACATCGCCCTTGATCCCGTATGGGCGATGGCCGAAGAGGCGGGCATTCCCGTTCTCTTCCATGTGGGCGGGGAGGAAAAGCTCAACCTGACCTACAAGGAAAACGGTCTGCCGCCGGTTCCAGACTTTCATGGCGGCGACGATAACTTTACATCCGTGAGCTACCTGCCCATTCCCAACGCCGTCATGCAGACCCTCGCTACGCTGATCTTTGATGGAGTCTTTGACCGTTTTCCAAAACTAAGATGGGGTGCGATTGAACTCGGTGCGTCCTGGTTGCCGGGCTGGATGAAGGCCATCGATTCTGCGGCCCATGCTTTCGTTCGCAACGAAGACCGCCTGCAGAAACTATCAGACAAGCCATCTGCCATAGCACGGCGACAACTTCGTGTGGCCCCCTACCCTCATGAAGACGCAGGTTGGATCATTGAAAACTCCGGCGAGGACATGTGCCTCTTCTCCTCCGACTTCCCTCATGTCGAGGGCGGGCGCAATCCCCTGAAACGGTTTGATCAAAGCCTCGCAAACGTCTCAGCCGATGCCCGCGACCGGTTCTACATCGACAACTTTGTCGATCTGATGGGCGAAGGTCTGCCGCAAAACCTGCGCCGCCCAGAAGAATTAGACGCCGCATCCTGA
- a CDS encoding glutathione S-transferase family protein (Derived by automated computational analysis using gene prediction method: Protein Homology.) has product MWTIALVVIAALLVWHLWELQHRKTRAMSGGFHADIMLPHEQEWELYHNDFSLCSKKSRVCLAELGIHYKPHHIDLIETGSYETLSRHYLKVNPSAVVPVLVHDGHPIYESHDQLEYAAAHSPNPSLLVPQDAAKRALMDHWVHKSSLIGDNPIDAVDETAGNAVPGLTTPIFAAMVTHIPTRRILTGLLFHRLKVRAVFFLALKLFGLKNLPKMKPVIALLHSSKKAMQTHFDELETALEKSGGPWVVGDQFTLADVGIMVIFDRLREGDWLDEFLIDARPNIRAYWKALQERPSYQAGIADHMHPMVTQGTNDIIDLKQNDQSFSAAMSGS; this is encoded by the coding sequence ATGTGGACCATAGCTCTTGTTGTAATCGCCGCGTTGCTAGTCTGGCATCTCTGGGAACTGCAGCATCGCAAAACCCGAGCTATGTCCGGCGGGTTCCATGCTGACATCATGCTGCCTCATGAACAGGAGTGGGAGCTTTATCACAATGACTTCTCACTTTGCTCGAAGAAGAGCCGTGTGTGCCTCGCCGAACTTGGCATTCATTACAAACCCCATCACATCGACCTGATCGAAACAGGGTCTTATGAAACACTCTCCCGACATTACCTCAAGGTGAATCCCAGCGCGGTTGTTCCCGTTCTGGTTCACGACGGGCACCCAATCTACGAGTCGCATGATCAGCTTGAATATGCGGCAGCCCACTCACCCAATCCCAGCCTTCTCGTGCCACAGGATGCTGCGAAGCGAGCGTTAATGGACCATTGGGTTCATAAGTCATCTCTCATCGGAGACAACCCAATCGACGCCGTCGACGAAACAGCGGGCAATGCGGTACCGGGGCTCACGACACCCATTTTTGCTGCAATGGTGACGCACATCCCAACACGGCGAATTCTGACCGGGCTGCTGTTTCATAGACTGAAAGTACGCGCCGTGTTCTTCCTCGCCCTCAAACTTTTCGGCCTCAAAAATCTCCCCAAGATGAAGCCTGTTATCGCACTACTTCATAGCTCCAAGAAAGCAATGCAGACCCATTTTGACGAGCTGGAAACAGCCCTGGAAAAGTCCGGTGGTCCTTGGGTTGTTGGCGATCAGTTCACACTAGCCGATGTCGGCATCATGGTGATCTTCGACCGTCTGCGCGAGGGGGATTGGCTGGACGAGTTCCTCATTGATGCCCGGCCTAATATCCGTGCCTATTGGAAGGCGCTTCAAGAGCGACCCAGCTATCAGGCAGGCATCGCGGACCACATGCACCCAATGGTGACACAGGGCACGAACGACATCATCGATCTAAAGCAGAACGACCAGAGCTTCAGTGCTGCGATGTCAGGATCGTAG
- a CDS encoding amidohydrolase family protein (Derived by automated computational analysis using gene prediction method: Protein Homology. GO_function: GO:0016787 - hydrolase activity [Evidence IEA]), translating to MSMWKNDEWLSQRTEDIIDPGREIVDPHHHLWHQEATLYDLEDLWGDTDSGHNITQTVFVECGSSYRDTGPEHLKPVGETEYVTARAKHSAKTIGKATISGIVARADLEHDDLDDILDAHKEAGGDLFKGIRHAGAHAHHPEVLSIPGGAPADLYERPAFRQGVDRLGQRGLTYDTWHYHYQNKAFLDLAKAVPGTTMVLDHFGTPLGVGPYEEQREEIFAIWKDDVAAIADCPNVVAKIGGLAMPDNGFGWNTRATPPPSDEFVEAQSRYYQHMIACFGPQRCMFESNFPVDRLSISYPILWNGLKKIASGFSDAEKDQMFSGTAKRIYRL from the coding sequence ATGTCCATGTGGAAGAACGATGAATGGCTGAGCCAACGAACGGAAGACATCATCGACCCTGGGCGTGAAATCGTCGATCCGCACCACCACCTCTGGCATCAGGAAGCAACGCTCTACGACCTTGAAGACTTATGGGGCGATACAGACAGTGGGCACAACATCACCCAAACCGTCTTTGTCGAGTGCGGCTCAAGCTACCGCGACACGGGTCCTGAGCACCTCAAGCCGGTGGGTGAAACCGAATATGTCACGGCCCGCGCAAAGCACTCCGCCAAGACAATAGGCAAAGCAACCATCTCCGGAATTGTTGCACGCGCCGACCTCGAACATGATGACCTTGACGATATTCTCGACGCCCACAAAGAGGCGGGAGGCGACCTTTTTAAAGGCATTCGCCACGCGGGCGCACACGCTCATCACCCTGAAGTGCTCTCCATCCCGGGCGGCGCACCGGCTGATCTCTATGAACGCCCGGCATTCAGACAGGGGGTCGACCGTTTAGGCCAACGTGGCCTCACCTACGATACATGGCACTACCACTACCAGAACAAAGCATTCCTTGATCTTGCCAAAGCAGTGCCGGGCACGACCATGGTGCTCGATCATTTTGGCACGCCGCTGGGTGTTGGGCCCTACGAAGAACAACGCGAAGAGATATTCGCCATCTGGAAGGATGACGTCGCCGCCATCGCGGACTGTCCAAACGTTGTCGCAAAAATCGGCGGGCTTGCCATGCCCGATAATGGCTTTGGGTGGAACACACGAGCGACCCCGCCACCATCTGACGAATTCGTGGAAGCGCAATCCCGCTATTACCAGCACATGATTGCGTGCTTTGGTCCACAGAGATGTATGTTCGAAAGCAACTTCCCTGTTGATCGCCTGTCAATCAGCTATCCCATTCTTTGGAACGGCCTTAAGAAGATTGCAAGCGGCTTCAGCGATGCCGAGAAAGACCAGATGTTCTCCGGCACCGCAAAGCGCATCTACCGTCTTTAG
- a CDS encoding enoyl-CoA hydratase/isomerase family protein (Derived by automated computational analysis using gene prediction method: Protein Homology.), which yields MIELERDADVFILTMDAGENRWNTTFVREIARALDEVEASDGAAALVTRSADEKFFSNGLDLDWVQAPDDHPQGGDRQVFGGEFMALMGRIITLPVPTVCAINGHAFGAGFMTSLCHDVRVMRVDRGFVCANEVQLGMKIPEPELALFRHKIPANAFFETVQLARRWAGPQALEAGIVQQVVELDELLPVAMKKAQELAPLGANREIYGGQKERLFGENAALNLPHGAAYMLKNSGKFSH from the coding sequence ATGATTGAGTTGGAACGGGATGCAGACGTTTTTATCCTGACAATGGATGCTGGGGAAAACCGATGGAATACAACTTTCGTGCGCGAGATTGCTCGGGCGCTTGATGAAGTTGAGGCTTCTGACGGTGCCGCAGCTCTTGTTACTCGGTCGGCAGACGAGAAGTTCTTTTCCAACGGTCTTGATCTCGATTGGGTGCAGGCGCCGGATGACCATCCTCAGGGCGGTGACAGGCAAGTTTTTGGTGGCGAATTTATGGCGCTTATGGGGCGTATCATCACGCTTCCTGTTCCGACTGTTTGTGCGATTAATGGGCATGCCTTTGGCGCAGGCTTCATGACGTCGCTCTGCCATGATGTTCGTGTGATGCGGGTGGATCGCGGGTTCGTGTGCGCTAATGAAGTGCAGCTCGGCATGAAAATTCCCGAGCCAGAGCTCGCACTCTTCCGGCACAAAATACCGGCAAATGCGTTCTTTGAGACCGTGCAGTTGGCGCGGCGTTGGGCAGGGCCGCAGGCGCTTGAAGCAGGTATTGTTCAGCAAGTTGTTGAATTGGATGAACTGCTTCCGGTTGCAATGAAAAAGGCGCAAGAGCTTGCGCCACTAGGTGCGAACCGAGAGATCTATGGTGGACAGAAGGAGCGTCTGTTCGGCGAAAATGCCGCACTCAATCTGCCACATGGTGCTGCTTACATGCTCAAAAATTCGGGAAAGTTTTCGCACTAA
- a CDS encoding hypothetical protein (Derived by automated computational analysis using gene prediction method: GeneMarkS-2+.), giving the protein MGEEDFQQHDVGTRGRAFEPILYLIGLLIASYLIVGVFVYAVFILVSAFALPVDTLVASQDEPGF; this is encoded by the coding sequence ATGGGTGAGGAAGATTTTCAGCAGCACGACGTGGGCACGCGGGGCCGTGCTTTCGAGCCAATACTCTATCTTATCGGGCTCCTAATCGCGTCATATCTGATCGTCGGGGTTTTTGTGTACGCTGTTTTTATTCTGGTCAGCGCATTTGCCTTGCCAGTGGACACCCTGGTTGCTTCCCAAGATGAGCCAGGTTTCTGA
- a CDS encoding helix-turn-helix domain-containing protein (Derived by automated computational analysis using gene prediction method: Protein Homology. GO_function: GO:0003677 - DNA binding [Evidence IEA]; GO_process: GO:0006355 - regulation of DNA-templated transcription [Evidence IEA]) yields MDVLCDAAALWRFDKGEALLTAGQEVDAVIVLAKGSVTNERTWPNGKHMMTAVLRTHWPLKIHAVWDGLEAPYGLTAREKCVAVLIPRSVFLEVVSQDVHLLTQVMNLICNQLRQEVIAVQMKTVFSLRCQLALYLFYHAQTSFHTITTDEMSAETVSMDVTQDEFAAMLGCSRQKVNGLMKTMEREGIIRRHGRLVEIADPLLLMDAMEEDEPLSLELRILIAEQRALILKNRVSSPSDQKP; encoded by the coding sequence ATGGATGTCTTATGCGATGCCGCAGCGCTATGGCGTTTTGACAAGGGTGAGGCTCTCCTTACCGCCGGACAAGAAGTGGACGCAGTGATCGTGCTCGCAAAAGGGTCGGTCACCAATGAACGCACCTGGCCGAATGGCAAGCACATGATGACCGCTGTCTTGCGAACACATTGGCCGCTCAAAATACACGCCGTGTGGGACGGCCTGGAAGCCCCCTATGGCTTAACAGCAAGAGAAAAATGCGTTGCGGTTCTCATTCCACGATCAGTCTTCCTGGAAGTTGTGAGCCAAGACGTACATCTGCTAACGCAAGTGATGAACTTAATCTGCAACCAGCTTCGTCAGGAGGTGATTGCGGTACAGATGAAGACTGTCTTCTCGCTTAGGTGTCAACTGGCCCTCTACCTTTTCTACCACGCCCAAACGTCCTTCCACACCATCACGACTGACGAGATGAGCGCCGAGACCGTGTCGATGGACGTTACCCAAGACGAATTCGCGGCGATGCTTGGCTGTTCACGGCAAAAAGTAAATGGCCTGATGAAGACAATGGAACGGGAAGGGATCATTCGGCGGCACGGGCGCCTGGTTGAAATCGCCGACCCTCTCCTCCTCATGGACGCCATGGAGGAAGATGAACCCCTCTCTCTTGAACTGCGCATCTTAATCGCTGAACAACGCGCGCTCATCTTAAAGAATCGAGTCAGCTCGCCTTCTGATCAGAAGCCTTGA
- a CDS encoding AraC family transcriptional regulator (Derived by automated computational analysis using gene prediction method: Protein Homology.), with translation MMDLHLFLFAIDVVAFVTITLMGINFLVSQPRNLNARLLTLISFNTACYIIFTRYIYSNLIPAPYQVDPGGFLILLRFVMNLTPGLFMILAHSLFQDDKRFPRWLFAAFAVQVLLEEPIPVALSIDVALGDFLFETVPAVLQLIFTGLAMAWTIRNWRADMVGERRKLRILFLLVIGIIIIFSVLARILVPLGIITPLATYLSSSISYALLGVIGVLTALRDGTHFFTEPGQRTPSAPTVSKEDALSEQDVATIRDAFEKNHIYREGGLSIGSLAAKLAIPEYRLRKIIHRKLGYRNFNALVHHYRIEEAAERLISENERHLPILTVALSVGYQSINPFNRAFRELKDMSPSEYRTQYSPSNPG, from the coding sequence ATGATGGATTTACATCTCTTCCTATTTGCGATCGATGTCGTTGCCTTTGTCACCATCACCTTGATGGGAATAAACTTCCTCGTTTCACAACCTAGGAATTTAAATGCAAGACTGCTCACGCTCATTTCATTTAACACTGCGTGCTACATCATCTTTACCCGATACATTTACTCAAACCTGATCCCCGCTCCCTATCAGGTTGACCCGGGTGGTTTTCTCATCCTGCTGCGCTTCGTCATGAACCTCACTCCAGGGCTGTTCATGATCCTCGCGCACTCTCTATTCCAGGATGACAAAAGGTTCCCACGCTGGCTTTTTGCCGCCTTTGCCGTGCAAGTTTTGCTTGAAGAACCAATTCCGGTGGCATTGTCAATTGATGTGGCTCTAGGCGACTTCCTGTTCGAGACAGTTCCGGCCGTCTTGCAACTTATCTTTACAGGGCTCGCCATGGCCTGGACGATCAGAAACTGGCGAGCAGATATGGTCGGAGAACGCAGAAAGTTGCGCATTCTCTTTCTCCTGGTCATTGGGATCATCATCATTTTTTCAGTGCTGGCGCGGATTTTGGTTCCGCTTGGCATCATCACGCCCCTCGCGACCTACCTATCGTCCAGCATCTCATACGCACTTCTAGGGGTCATCGGAGTATTGACAGCCCTTCGCGACGGCACGCATTTTTTTACTGAACCTGGCCAACGCACACCGTCGGCTCCGACCGTTTCTAAGGAAGATGCTCTTTCGGAGCAGGATGTTGCGACTATCCGCGATGCGTTTGAGAAGAACCACATTTACCGGGAAGGTGGTCTCTCTATCGGGTCCTTGGCGGCCAAACTAGCGATCCCCGAATACCGTCTCCGCAAGATCATTCATAGAAAGCTAGGCTACCGAAACTTCAACGCCCTTGTTCATCACTACCGTATTGAAGAAGCAGCAGAGCGACTGATTTCAGAAAATGAACGACATCTGCCTATCCTCACCGTTGCACTTTCTGTGGGCTACCAGTCGATCAATCCTTTCAATAGGGCCTTCCGCGAGCTCAAAGACATGAGCCCGTCGGAATATCGCACTCAGTACAGCCCGAGCAATCCCGGCTGA
- a CDS encoding efflux RND transporter periplasmic adaptor subunit (Derived by automated computational analysis using gene prediction method: Protein Homology. GO_function: GO:0005215 - transporter activity [Evidence IEA]; GO_process: GO:0006810 - transport [Evidence IEA]): MVDVQIEKRALLDELASPRSAQGSHQGFSAPKASGGAGRYVFAITVLGAIVALIAWQIVPGKQLTGAEETAGADVEPGPAPAWQTVTDSTPSAPLLPAITSVLDATGYVVARRQAAVSSKITGKVAEILIEEGMLVEEGQLLARLDDLIPRAEYNLAISELEGTKLAVNELRISLVQAQRDLKRVETLAESEFASRAMLERAETKVAELRAQISSARQSVNMADRRAAVRAQVLADTEIRSPFTGIVTTKSAQPGEMISPVSAGGGFTRTGICTIVDMSSLEVEVDVNEAFIDRVYGAQPAQVLLNAYPDDPFPAEVIAIIPAADRNKATIRIRIGFLERDARVLPGMGVRVSFRTEPKLN, encoded by the coding sequence ATGGTTGATGTACAAATCGAAAAACGTGCCCTACTTGATGAACTAGCAAGTCCCAGATCAGCTCAAGGGTCGCATCAAGGTTTTTCGGCGCCAAAAGCGTCCGGCGGCGCCGGGCGATATGTGTTCGCGATCACCGTTCTTGGCGCGATTGTGGCGCTTATCGCTTGGCAAATTGTGCCGGGAAAACAACTTACCGGTGCGGAAGAAACTGCTGGAGCTGACGTCGAACCTGGTCCTGCACCCGCTTGGCAAACTGTCACAGATAGCACTCCCTCAGCACCTCTCCTGCCAGCCATTACCAGTGTTCTGGATGCAACCGGTTATGTCGTCGCGAGGCGCCAGGCCGCCGTTAGTTCCAAGATAACGGGCAAGGTCGCTGAAATACTGATCGAAGAAGGCATGCTCGTCGAGGAGGGGCAACTACTCGCGCGGCTGGATGATCTCATTCCTCGCGCTGAATACAATCTGGCGATTTCCGAACTTGAGGGCACGAAGCTTGCCGTCAATGAACTCAGAATCTCCCTCGTACAAGCTCAGCGGGACCTCAAACGTGTGGAAACCCTTGCCGAAAGCGAGTTTGCAAGCCGCGCCATGCTGGAACGTGCGGAAACCAAGGTCGCTGAGTTGCGGGCTCAAATCTCAAGTGCGCGACAGAGCGTCAATATGGCCGACCGGAGAGCGGCCGTTCGGGCCCAGGTACTAGCAGATACAGAGATACGTTCCCCCTTTACCGGCATCGTAACAACCAAGTCTGCCCAGCCAGGAGAAATGATCTCACCTGTGTCAGCGGGCGGCGGCTTCACCCGCACTGGAATTTGCACCATTGTCGATATGAGCTCACTCGAGGTGGAAGTCGATGTGAATGAAGCCTTTATCGACCGGGTTTATGGCGCGCAGCCCGCGCAAGTGCTGCTGAACGCATACCCTGACGATCCATTCCCTGCAGAAGTCATCGCCATCATACCCGCCGCCGACCGTAACAAAGCGACAATCCGCATCAGAATTGGTTTCCTTGAAAGAGATGCACGTGTCCTGCCCGGCATGGGTGTGCGTGTGTCATTCAGAACAGAACCAAAACTCAATTAA
- a CDS encoding ABC transporter ATP-binding protein (Derived by automated computational analysis using gene prediction method: Protein Homology.), whose translation MSDSTAALMSCRNIEKTYIKGREKVNVLSGINLDITEGEFLALMGPSGSGKTTLLNLMGGLDHPTSGEILMNGRALQDLSSNELARWRSEYVGFVFQFYNLLPVLSARNNVALPLLLTTLSASQRRKKAMTALKIVGLEARAKHKPRELSGGQQQRVAIARAIVSDPKLIVCDEPTGDLDRATADEILDLLQALNRDFGKTIIMVTHDPKAAERAGRLLHLDKGQLVGELVS comes from the coding sequence ATGTCAGATAGTACCGCTGCTCTGATGAGCTGTCGCAACATCGAGAAGACCTACATAAAAGGCCGAGAGAAAGTGAATGTCCTGAGCGGCATCAATCTAGATATCACTGAGGGAGAGTTTCTCGCGCTTATGGGGCCTTCGGGCTCGGGCAAGACAACCCTGCTCAACCTCATGGGCGGGCTTGACCATCCAACATCAGGCGAGATCTTGATGAACGGGCGGGCCTTGCAAGACCTTTCTTCCAACGAGCTTGCCCGCTGGCGGTCTGAATATGTCGGCTTTGTCTTCCAGTTCTACAATCTTTTGCCTGTTCTGAGCGCTCGAAACAATGTGGCCCTGCCCCTTCTGCTCACGACCCTCTCCGCTTCCCAGCGGAGGAAAAAGGCGATGACGGCGCTCAAGATTGTCGGCCTTGAAGCCCGGGCGAAACATAAACCTCGCGAACTGTCTGGTGGCCAACAACAGCGTGTCGCCATTGCCCGCGCCATTGTCAGTGACCCCAAGCTTATTGTTTGCGACGAGCCAACCGGTGACCTGGACAGGGCAACCGCAGATGAAATTCTCGATCTTCTGCAGGCCCTCAACCGTGATTTCGGCAAGACCATTATCATGGTCACTCACGATCCGAAAGCTGCGGAGCGAGCGGGCCGACTTCTCCATTTAGATAAGGGCCAGTTGGTTGGGGAGTTGGTGTCATGA
- a CDS encoding FtsX-like permease family protein (Derived by automated computational analysis using gene prediction method: Protein Homology. GO_component: GO:0016020 - membrane [Evidence IEA]), which translates to MIPLSLGRLAAANLFRHPTRTLLSFTSLAIAFLLFMLLNAITAAFSSGPSEGAVNRLVVDAKYSMTDNLPVTYLQQIRALDGVDNAASVNWFGGYYRDPKETFTTLAVNPVEYFEILSDYDIAPEALARFEATRAGAVVSTSLAEKYGWRIGDRITLRGNIWPMENGSWDWEFEIAGTFNGNASQLSDTLFLLRQDHFDDAVASWAKNQVGFILLTVAKGHKPEDIANAIDKLYENSSDPTRTASEDQYARQFVSQLGDIGLMSTAILSAVFFTILLLTGNTASQTFRERVPELAAMKTLGFTDASVAALVLGEAVVLCVAGGACGISVALFLEPALNDSIGAVLGGLEMNLVSALLGLALAAGIGLLIGIQPAWSAKRLSIADALRD; encoded by the coding sequence ATGATTCCCCTAAGTCTCGGGAGGCTCGCCGCCGCAAACCTGTTTCGCCACCCAACACGTACCCTTCTCTCCTTCACGTCTCTTGCAATCGCATTTTTGCTTTTCATGTTGTTAAACGCGATCACCGCTGCCTTTTCCAGCGGTCCTTCTGAGGGGGCCGTCAACCGCCTTGTCGTCGACGCAAAATATTCCATGACGGACAATTTGCCGGTCACCTACCTCCAGCAGATACGCGCGCTGGACGGCGTAGATAATGCCGCAAGCGTCAATTGGTTTGGTGGCTACTATCGCGATCCGAAGGAAACGTTCACGACGCTTGCAGTCAATCCGGTCGAATATTTTGAAATTCTCAGCGACTATGACATTGCGCCAGAGGCGCTCGCTCGCTTCGAGGCCACACGTGCAGGTGCTGTTGTCTCCACATCCCTTGCAGAGAAATACGGATGGCGCATCGGAGATCGCATCACCTTACGCGGCAACATCTGGCCAATGGAGAATGGATCCTGGGACTGGGAGTTTGAAATTGCCGGCACATTCAATGGCAATGCCTCCCAACTCTCAGACACACTCTTTCTTCTTCGCCAAGACCATTTTGACGATGCCGTCGCGAGCTGGGCCAAAAACCAGGTAGGGTTCATTCTTCTAACCGTCGCGAAAGGTCATAAGCCCGAAGACATCGCCAACGCCATAGACAAGCTTTATGAAAACTCCTCTGATCCAACCAGAACAGCCAGCGAAGACCAATATGCCAGGCAGTTTGTCAGCCAGCTTGGAGACATAGGTTTGATGAGCACGGCTATACTAAGTGCGGTTTTCTTCACCATCCTGCTCCTAACAGGCAACACTGCGTCTCAGACATTTCGGGAGCGCGTGCCCGAGCTTGCCGCGATGAAAACCTTGGGTTTTACAGACGCTTCCGTTGCTGCACTCGTACTCGGTGAAGCTGTGGTCTTGTGTGTGGCGGGTGGCGCATGTGGCATCTCCGTCGCTCTTTTTCTGGAACCAGCTCTCAATGACAGTATCGGCGCGGTGCTCGGTGGCCTTGAAATGAACTTGGTAAGCGCACTCCTGGGCCTAGCCCTTGCAGCTGGCATTGGCCTTCTGATCGGCATCCAGCCCGCATGGTCTGCAAAACGTCTCAGCATCGCCGATGCGCTGCGAGATTAG